From the Plasmodium malariae genome assembly, chromosome: 2 genome, one window contains:
- the DAD1 gene encoding dolichyl-diphosphooligosaccharide--protein glycosyltransferase subunit DAD1, putative produces MNRIINTFYRRYKKNTLRIALFIDIFIIFTFSQLIILWFYAYLYSSFDDKIVVAAIFTAIGNVTFLGALREQTTNKSLFNLKREKIIFDFVLCSLLLYIGVFSYMHLN; encoded by the exons ATGaatagaataataaatactttttaCCGTAGGTATAAGAAGAATACACTCAGAATAGCGCTATTCATAGACATTTTCATTATCTTTACTTTTTCACAGTTAATTATTTTGTGGTTTTAtgcttatttatattcttccTTTGACGATAAAATTGTAGTGGCCGCAATTTTTACGGCCATTGGAAATGTAACATTTTTAGGAGCACTAAGGGAACAG aCTACTAACAAGAGTCTGTTTAACcttaaaagagaaaaaataatattcgaTTTTGTTCTCTGCTCGTTGTTACTGTACATAG GCGTATTTAGCTACATGCATTTAAATTAA
- the PmUG01_02021300 gene encoding conserved Plasmodium protein, unknown function: MKNYLLYLVLLIVSCECYIIHFNRGENGHKIFKSLFSKRKKKTSKVFRTYMKRLRNASVEIDVQNRKDLTKIEIIKMFLKGVKECKNVEYLREKLKGHVPPSTKRKLMKQKRMINLRAHIKNERIRKQEQVPPGKNILNFPKNQLKNINAAVLYFRHYFEKYEKNTS, encoded by the coding sequence ATGAAGAACTACCTTTTGTACCTCGTGCTTCTCATTGTATCATGTGAATGTtacattatacattttaacaGAGGGGAAAATGGACATAagatttttaaaagtttgttcagtaaaagaaaaaaaaaaacttcgAAGGTGTTTAGGACTTACATGAAACGGCTAAGAAATGCATCTGTTGAAATTGATGTGCAAAATAGAAAAGATTTAACGAAAAtcgaaattattaaaatgtttttaaaaggTGTAAAGGAATGCAAAAATGTAGAATATTTaagggaaaaattaaaaggacACGTACCTCCATCAACTAAACGAAAGTTAATGAAGCAAAAAAGAATGATTAACCTAAGGGCTCATATAAAAAACGAAAGAATCAGAAAGCAAGAGCAGGTTCCTCCAggtaaaaatattcttaattttcCAAAGAATCagttaaaaaacataaacgCGGCTGTTTTATATTTCAGACATTATTTTGagaaatacgaaaaaaatacaagTTAA